From a single Dendropsophus ebraccatus isolate aDenEbr1 chromosome 8, aDenEbr1.pat, whole genome shotgun sequence genomic region:
- the LOC138799111 gene encoding calphotin-like, translated as MIIVVVDPVDPPVLIIVVVDPVAPPVLIIVVVDPVAPSRAHHCVAPPVLIIVVVDPVAPPVLIIVVVDTVAPLVLIIVVVDPVAPPVLIIVVVDPVAPPVLIIVVVDPVAPLVLITCGCGSSGPLVLIIVVVDPVAPPVLIIVVVDPVAPLVMIIVVVDPVAPPVLIIVVVDPVASLVLIIVVVDPVAPPVLIIVVVNPVAPRVLIIVVVDPFAPLVLIIVVVDPVVPRVLIIVVVDPVAPRVLIIVVVDPFAPLVLIIVVVDPVAPPVLIIVVVDPFAPLVLIIVVVDPVAPPVLIIVVVDPFAPLVLIIVVVDPVAPPVLIIVVVDPVAPPVLIIVVVDPVASLVLIIVVVDPVPLHAPPVLIIVVVDPVAPPVLIIVVVDPFAPLVLIIVVVDPVAPPVLIIVVVDPVAPPVLIIVVVDPVAPPVLIIVVVDPFAPLVLIIVVVDLLAPLVLIIVVVDPLAPPVLIIVVVDPVASLVLIIVVVDPLAPPVLIIVVVDPVAPPVLLIVVVDPVAPPVLIIVVVDPVASLVLIIVVVDPVAPPVLIIVVVDPLAPPVLIIVVVDPVASLVLIIVVVDPLAPPVLIIVVVDPVAPAVLLIVVVDPVAPPVLIIVVVDPVASLVLIIVVVDPVASLVLINEGPD; from the exons ATGATCATTGTGGTGGTGGATCCAGTGGaccctccagtgctgatcattgtggttgtggatccggtggcccctccagtgctgatcattgtggttgtggatccagtGGCCCCCTCCAGGGCTCATCATTGTG tggcccctccagtgctgatcattgtggttgtggatccagtggcccctccagtgctgatcattgtggttgtagATACGGTGGCCCCTCtggtgctgatcattgtggttgttgatccggtggcccctccagtgctgatcattgtggttgtggatccagtggcccctccagtgctgatcattgtggttgtggatccggTGGCCCCTCTGGTGCTGATCACttgtggttgtggatccagtGGCCCTCTGG tgctgatcattgtggttgtggatccagtggcccctccagtgctgatcattgtggttgtagATCCGGTGGCCCCTCTGGTgatgatcattgtggttgtggatccagtggcccctccagtgctgatcattgtggttgtggatccggTGGCCTCTCtggtgctgatcattgtggttgtggatccagtggcccctccagtgctgatcattgtggttgtgaaTCCGGTGGCCCCTcgagtgctgatcattgtggttgttgaTCCGTTTGCCCCTCtggtgctgatcattgtggttgtggatccagtGGTCCCTcgagtgctgatcattgtggttgtggatccggTGGCCCCTcgagtgctgatcattgtggttgttgaTCCGTTTGCCCCTCtggtgctgatcattgtggttgtggatccagtggcccctccagtgttgatcattgtggttgtggatccgTTTGCCCCTCtggtgctgatcattgtggttgtggatccggtggcccctccagtgctgatcattgtggttgttgaTCCGTTTGCCCCTCtggtgctgatcattgtggttgtggatccagtggcccctccagtgctgatcattgtggttgtggatccagtggcccctccagtgctgatcattgtggttgtggatccggTGGCCTCTCtggtgctgatcattgtggttgtggatccagtgcccctcca tgcccctccagtgctgatcattgtggttgtggatccggtggcccctccagtgctgatcattgtggttgttgaTCCGTTTGCCCCTCtggtgctgatcattgtggttgtggatccggtggcccctccagtgctgatcattgtggttgttgatccggtggcccctccagtgctgatcattgtggttgtggatccagtggcccctccagtgctgatcattgtggttgttgaTCCGTTTGCCCCTCtggtgctgatcattgtggttgtggatctGTTGGCCCCTCtggtgctgatcattgtggttgttgaTCCGTTGGCCCCTCCAGTgttgatcattgtggttgtggatccggTGGCCTCTCtggtgctgatcattgtggttgttgaTCCGTTGGCCCCTCCAGTGTtgatcattgtggttgttgatccggtggcccctccagtgctgctgattgtggttgtggatccggtggcccctccagtgctgatcataGTGGTTGTGGATCCGGTGGCCTCTCtggtgctgatcattgtggttgtggatccggtggcccctccagtgctgatcattgtggttgttgaTCCGTTGGCCCCTCCAGTGTTGATCATTGTAGTTGTGGATCCGGTGGCCTCTCtggtgctgatcattgtggttgttgaTCCGTTGGCCCCTCCAGTGTtgatcattgtggttgttgaTCCGGTGGCCCCTGCAGTGCTGCTGattgtggttgtggatccggtggcccctccagtgctgatcataGTGGTTGTGGATCCGGTGGCCTCTCtggtgctgatcattgtggttgtggatccggTGGCCTCTCTGGTGCTGATTAATGAAGGCCCGGACTGA